The Bacillota bacterium genome contains a region encoding:
- the ccmA gene encoding heme ABC exporter ATP-binding protein CcmA: MAEPRRPAVVVRELVQRLGGSEVLRGVSFDLSDGQVLAVMGPNGAGKTTLLRVLGTLLPPTRGQVLIGGRDVRRSGPALRGHIGFLGHHTFLYPQLTGWENLWFWARAFGVPNPEARVKEMLDGVGLGLFAHEPARHYSRGMQQRLALARALLHDPVLLLLDEPYTGLDREAAALLDTVIRRWGERGRSVVMTSHDPGRALAASDRVMVLQRGRVTLLGPSRDLDGARLEEACRPRAGAGELL; the protein is encoded by the coding sequence GTGGCTGAGCCGCGCCGACCGGCGGTGGTGGTGCGCGAGCTCGTGCAGCGCCTGGGCGGCTCCGAGGTCCTGCGGGGGGTGAGCTTTGACCTCTCCGACGGGCAGGTGCTGGCCGTCATGGGGCCGAATGGGGCGGGCAAGACCACCCTGTTGCGGGTCCTGGGTACCTTGCTTCCGCCCACCCGCGGCCAGGTGCTGATCGGGGGGCGGGATGTGCGCCGGAGCGGACCCGCCCTGCGCGGGCACATCGGGTTCCTGGGCCACCACACCTTCCTTTATCCCCAGCTCACGGGATGGGAAAACCTGTGGTTCTGGGCGCGGGCGTTCGGTGTCCCCAACCCGGAAGCCCGGGTGAAGGAGATGCTGGATGGTGTGGGCCTGGGGCTTTTCGCCCACGAGCCGGCGCGCCACTATTCGCGGGGGATGCAGCAGCGCCTGGCCCTGGCCCGGGCCCTCCTGCACGATCCCGTGCTTCTCCTGCTGGACGAACCCTACACGGGCCTCGACCGCGAAGCGGCAGCGCTGCTGGACACTGTGATCCGACGCTGGGGGGAGCGCGGCCGGTCCGTGGTGATGACCAGCCACGACCCGGGACGGGCCCTGGCGGCCAGCGACCGCGTCATGGTGCTGCAACGGGGACGGGTGACGCTGCTCGGCCCGAGCCGGGACCTGGATGGAGCCCGCCTGGAGGAAGCCTGCCGGCCGCGTGCGGGGGCTGGTGAGCTGCTTTGA
- a CDS encoding heme exporter protein CcmB, whose protein sequence is MSGRTGWWQQVTALVWKELRAEVRTRETLTPMVVFALVVVTVFGFGLRATGADLEPVFPGLLWISFYFVGLLGLGRSFSSERAQETLPGLLLVPADRSFIFVGKALANLVFLGVVELVSLPLFFGLLGVSFTAPFVPFCVTIILGTVGFASIGTLLSALAAHTRAAEMLLPVLVFPILIPAVIGAVEATASLLGVGDPLAWRRWLGLLLAYDALFVALPMVLFDYLVEP, encoded by the coding sequence TTGAGCGGGCGGACGGGGTGGTGGCAGCAGGTCACGGCCCTGGTGTGGAAGGAACTGCGGGCGGAAGTGCGCACGCGGGAGACCCTCACCCCCATGGTGGTTTTCGCTCTGGTGGTGGTGACCGTTTTCGGATTCGGCCTGCGTGCCACCGGGGCCGACCTCGAGCCCGTGTTCCCGGGTCTCCTCTGGATTTCCTTCTATTTCGTCGGCCTGCTGGGCCTGGGGCGCTCTTTCTCCAGCGAGCGCGCCCAGGAAACCCTGCCCGGCCTGCTGCTGGTGCCGGCCGACCGCTCCTTCATCTTCGTGGGGAAGGCCCTGGCCAACCTGGTCTTCCTGGGGGTAGTGGAACTGGTCTCACTGCCCCTCTTCTTCGGGCTGCTGGGAGTCTCTTTCACCGCGCCGTTCGTGCCTTTCTGTGTTACCATCATCCTGGGCACGGTGGGCTTCGCCAGCATCGGGACGCTGCTGTCCGCCCTGGCCGCCCACACCCGCGCGGCCGAAATGCTGCTGCCTGTCCTCGTGTTCCCGATCCTGATCCCGGCCGTGATCGGCGCGGTGGAGGCCACCGCCTCCCTGCTGGGGGTGGGTGATCCCCTGGCGTGGAGGAGGTGGCTGGGTCTGCTGCTGGCTTACGATGCCCTGTTCGTCGCCCTGCCCATGGTGCTCTTCGATTACCTGGTGGAACCCTGA
- the ccsA gene encoding cytochrome c biogenesis protein CcsA: protein MSSRSLLAWITFVAILGALFLAFLYAPPDAKLGDTQRIFYFHVASAWTGLLAFTVVCVAGIAYLRSATPAWDRLGLASAEVGLLFITMAVVTGSIWARFAWGTWWEWEPRLTSAFVLWLMYAATLLVRNLVEEPGRRARYAAVFGIIAFADVPIVFMSVRWWRSYHPVVVSAAGLDLEPPMVLAMVVAVVAFTLLYVLLTGERVHLARLEQELAECKRTWREEGGETRR from the coding sequence TTGAGCTCGCGAAGTCTGCTGGCCTGGATCACCTTTGTGGCCATCCTGGGGGCGCTGTTCCTGGCCTTTCTCTATGCTCCTCCCGACGCGAAGCTGGGTGACACCCAGAGGATCTTCTACTTCCATGTGGCATCGGCGTGGACGGGCCTGCTGGCCTTTACCGTGGTGTGCGTGGCCGGTATCGCCTACCTGCGCAGCGCGACGCCAGCCTGGGACCGGCTGGGCCTGGCGTCTGCCGAGGTGGGCCTGCTGTTCATCACCATGGCGGTGGTGACTGGGTCCATCTGGGCCCGCTTTGCCTGGGGCACCTGGTGGGAGTGGGAACCGCGACTCACCAGCGCCTTCGTCCTGTGGCTCATGTATGCGGCCACCCTGCTGGTGAGGAACCTGGTGGAGGAGCCGGGGCGCCGGGCGCGTTATGCCGCGGTCTTCGGCATCATCGCCTTCGCCGATGTGCCCATCGTGTTCATGTCGGTGCGCTGGTGGCGGTCATATCACCCCGTGGTGGTGTCGGCCGCCGGGCTCGATCTGGAACCGCCCATGGTGCTGGCCATGGTGGTGGCCGTGGTTGCTTTCACGCTGCTGTACGTCCTGCTCACGGGCGAGCGGGTGCATCTGGCCCGGCTCGAACAGGAGCTGGCGGAGTGCAAGCGCACCTGGCGCGAGGAAGGGGGGGAAACCCGGCGATGA
- a CDS encoding CcmD family protein → MTYLFLGYTVIWTLLFVYLLYISGRQRALEREMTWIRDHLSTRAPEESSQAQSG, encoded by the coding sequence ATGACGTATCTCTTCCTGGGATACACGGTCATCTGGACCCTGCTGTTCGTTTACTTGCTGTACATCTCCGGCCGGCAGCGCGCCCTGGAGCGCGAGATGACCTGGATCCGCGACCACCTGTCGACACGCGCCCCTGAGGAATCGTCGCAGGCGCAGTCGGGTTGA
- a CDS encoding twin-arginine translocase TatA/TatE family subunit, with the protein MPFNIGLPELLVILFICLIVFGAGKLPGVGRALGQSLREFRQASQGKAESEKSGSGQPGSGQPGSGQEGAVGAGTESRKEG; encoded by the coding sequence ATGCCGTTCAACATCGGGTTGCCGGAACTCCTGGTCATCCTGTTCATCTGTCTCATCGTCTTTGGGGCGGGAAAGCTCCCGGGGGTGGGGCGGGCTTTGGGACAGAGCCTGCGCGAGTTCCGCCAGGCTTCCCAGGGTAAGGCCGAGTCCGAGAAATCCGGGTCCGGGCAACCCGGCTCCGGGCAACCCGGCTCCGGACAGGAAGGGGCTGTGGGTGCGGGGACGGAGTCGCGGAAGGAAGGCTAG
- a CDS encoding twin-arginine translocase TatA/TatE family subunit, with protein sequence MNINGGELLIILLVALVVLGPKELPKMGRTLGTMVREFRRASRGIMDELGLGDGAEDKNRPRGGTEGDREK encoded by the coding sequence GTGAACATCAACGGCGGGGAACTCCTGATCATCCTGCTGGTCGCCCTGGTGGTCCTGGGGCCGAAGGAGCTCCCCAAGATGGGCCGCACCCTGGGCACCATGGTGCGGGAGTTCCGCCGCGCTTCCCGGGGCATCATGGACGAGCTGGGGCTGGGCGATGGGGCCGAGGACAAGAATCGCCCGCGCGGCGGGACCGAGGGCGATCGGGAGAAGTGA
- the tatC gene encoding twin-arginine translocase subunit TatC, whose translation MSLMEHLEELRRVLVVCTVAVGVSTGFVYGFFRRQLYDLVTFPLRQYEAPLIFIGLGEAFMTQIKLALAAGFVLALPVILWQVWGFVVPALRSEERRTVGVTALASLVMFFAGAAFAYFTVFRFAARFLITVAGPEVRPMLSIGHYVSFLISFLIPFGLAFELPVVVYFLARWGVVTSSWLARNRRPVIVIIFIAAAALTPGPDVFSQLLMAGPLLALYEISILVARMAARRAAAARPAREG comes from the coding sequence ATGAGCCTGATGGAGCACCTGGAGGAACTGCGCCGTGTCCTGGTGGTATGCACGGTGGCCGTCGGGGTGTCCACGGGCTTCGTGTACGGGTTCTTCCGCCGGCAACTCTACGACCTGGTCACCTTTCCCCTGCGCCAGTACGAGGCTCCCCTGATCTTCATCGGCCTGGGCGAGGCCTTCATGACCCAGATCAAGCTGGCTCTGGCGGCCGGGTTCGTCCTGGCCCTCCCGGTCATCCTTTGGCAGGTGTGGGGTTTCGTCGTGCCCGCCCTGAGGTCCGAGGAAAGGCGCACGGTGGGAGTGACGGCGCTGGCTTCGCTGGTCATGTTCTTTGCCGGAGCCGCCTTCGCCTATTTCACCGTTTTTCGCTTCGCCGCCCGTTTTCTCATCACCGTGGCGGGCCCCGAGGTCAGGCCCATGCTGTCCATCGGGCACTACGTGTCGTTTCTGATTTCCTTTCTGATTCCCTTCGGCCTGGCCTTCGAGTTGCCCGTCGTGGTGTACTTCCTGGCCCGGTGGGGCGTGGTGACGAGCTCCTGGCTGGCCAGGAACCGCCGGCCGGTGATCGTGATCATCTTCATCGCGGCCGCCGCCCTCACGCCGGGACCGGACGTCTTCTCCCAGTTGCTCATGGCGGGCCCCCTGCTGGCGCTGTATGAGATCAGTATCCTGGTGGCCAGGATGGCAGCCCGCCGGGCCGCAGCGGCCCGCCCGGCCCGGGAGGGATAA
- a CDS encoding glycerate kinase: MRILVAPDSFKGSLSAARVAQALGRGLTRALPGAVVLACPVADGGEGTAEVLCLNTGGRMVRRRVAGPLGEPVDACFAVLGDGETAVVEIAAASGLPLVPPDRRDPMVATSLGTGELIMAAIGEGCRRVMVALGGSATVDGGLGMLEALGFRHLDAAGQPVPRGGRGLARVATARRPDGVAAQRPDEPGGPQPQGMPSSRPGGAVEFLAACDVDNPLVGEHGAARVYGPQKGATPGMVEELDRGLAHLAAVWKRDWGVDVAGLAGAGAAGGAGAALAAALGAPLLSGARLVIQYSGLEELLPDADLVVTGEGRMDSQTRRGKAPATVAAAAGRAGVPVVAVCGSLAASPEQLREMGFATALSIAEGPLSPEESMARAAELLERTGERLGTLLRLGGALAHRLTGPAR; this comes from the coding sequence ATGCGCATTCTGGTGGCGCCCGATTCCTTCAAGGGCAGCCTGAGCGCGGCCCGGGTGGCACAGGCCCTGGGCCGCGGCCTCACCCGGGCCTTGCCAGGTGCCGTCGTGCTCGCCTGCCCGGTGGCCGATGGGGGTGAGGGCACCGCCGAGGTGCTGTGCCTGAATACGGGCGGCCGCATGGTGCGGAGGCGGGTGGCGGGGCCGCTGGGGGAACCGGTGGACGCCTGCTTCGCCGTGCTGGGTGACGGCGAAACGGCGGTGGTGGAGATAGCCGCCGCCTCAGGACTCCCCCTGGTTCCACCCGACCGGCGGGACCCCATGGTCGCCACCAGTCTCGGCACGGGCGAGCTGATCATGGCGGCCATCGGGGAAGGATGCCGCCGGGTGATGGTGGCCCTGGGGGGAAGCGCCACCGTGGACGGGGGCCTGGGCATGCTGGAGGCTCTCGGATTCCGGCATCTGGATGCGGCGGGCCAACCCGTCCCCCGGGGAGGGAGAGGGCTGGCCCGGGTGGCGACGGCCCGGCGGCCCGACGGAGTGGCCGCCCAGCGGCCGGACGAACCCGGGGGGCCGCAACCGCAGGGGATGCCGTCCTCGCGGCCCGGCGGTGCGGTGGAGTTCCTGGCGGCCTGCGATGTGGACAATCCTCTGGTGGGGGAGCACGGCGCTGCCCGCGTGTACGGCCCCCAGAAGGGCGCCACTCCCGGCATGGTGGAAGAGCTGGACCGCGGCCTCGCCCACCTGGCCGCGGTGTGGAAGCGCGATTGGGGGGTCGATGTGGCCGGCCTCGCGGGAGCGGGCGCGGCGGGGGGTGCAGGAGCCGCCCTGGCCGCGGCGCTGGGAGCGCCCCTGCTTTCGGGGGCCCGGCTGGTGATACAATACAGCGGGCTGGAGGAACTCCTGCCGGACGCGGATCTGGTGGTCACGGGAGAGGGTCGCATGGATTCCCAGACCAGGCGGGGCAAGGCCCCGGCCACCGTGGCGGCCGCGGCCGGGCGAGCGGGTGTGCCCGTGGTGGCGGTGTGCGGTTCCCTGGCGGCGTCACCGGAGCAGCTGAGAGAAATGGGGTTTGCTACCGCCCTCAGCATCGCGGAAGGCCCCCTCTCCCCGGAGGAGAGCATGGCGCGGGCGGCCGAGCTCCTGGAAAGGACGGGGGAGCGGCTGGGTACACTCCTGCGACTGGGCGGTGCCCTGGCCCACCGCCTGACCGGCCCTGCGCGGTAA